A stretch of the Tannerella serpentiformis genome encodes the following:
- a CDS encoding golvesin C-terminal-like domain-containing protein, which produces MNNHTIYCLARHAGQYLLGLFMLSGLSTANSAAQTLPKDLSQKAATYLSTWAKRRAHVGNVTVDSIRTAGRKVIFYADVTLSYIPMREPDVKDALLNLSAMLPKSYRDYSVEIRTDGQSISDLVPAAYRTGESKKIDPPQSGSDHPLITRLSSPATAKHGLNGRHIALWQSHGLYYERKLGRWEWQRARTFGTVEDLYTQSYVLPYLVPMLERAGANVLLPRERDTQGVEIIIDNDGCRNRSTYTEKNAKMAWRAGEGKGFAHLRDRYTGQENPFREGTYRAVESIAKGKESTAEWTPDIPHAGRYAVYVSYKTLPNSTEEALYTVHHKGGSTRFAVNQRMGGGTWIYLGHFDFDRGRNPLGRVVLSNLTGRGGEIVTADGVKIGGGKGNIARGVTLDKRATTNVHSASSTEEDEAPTTPYPSETSGYPRFTEAARYWMQWAGVPDSIYSPSGGKNDYTDDYRGRGKWVNYLAGGTSATPQEPGLGIPIDLSFAFHSDAGTTTNDSTMVGTLGIFCTDVYDGVFADGSTRYASRDLTDMVQSSIVHDVRTLYEPRWRRRAMWNRPYSEARTPRVPAMLLELLSHQNFADMRLGLDPRFRFTVSRAIYKGMLRFLANRYGRKYAVQPLPVDHMQLRFVREGEAELSWRAVQDPLEPTAEAKQYIVYIREGDGAFDNGTLVSKPTFHHAQRPGVVYSYQVTAVNDGGESFPSETLSAGRAKQERGVVMVINGFDRVSAPDDFSTDSLAGFTDWTDHGVPYINDISYIGSMKEFRRSAQWTDDDAAGFGDSRSNYDTVVIAGNTFDYPALHGQSILRAGYSFVSCSNEAVEDQMVDLKNYRIIDLILGKQRRTKMGRGGVTPLQFEAFSRGMQRALTDHCKRGGRIFVSGAYVGSDLFNSPQSTPADQFFATNTLHFKWRVGQASSTGQVRGIVSPYPAFDGTFEYYAEPNPDSYVVESPDGIEPADESGHTVMRYAETRISAGVVYTGKYRTCIFGFPFESIKKASDRDRIMQSVLGFLDEN; this is translated from the coding sequence ATGAATAATCACACGATCTACTGTCTCGCGCGCCATGCGGGGCAGTATCTGCTGGGCTTGTTTATGCTCAGCGGCCTATCGACCGCCAACAGTGCGGCGCAAACACTTCCCAAGGATCTCTCGCAGAAGGCGGCAACGTATCTCTCTACATGGGCCAAACGGCGTGCCCATGTGGGCAACGTCACCGTGGACTCTATCCGGACGGCCGGGCGAAAAGTCATCTTTTATGCGGACGTTACCCTTTCTTATATCCCGATGCGTGAACCGGATGTGAAAGATGCCCTCCTCAATCTGAGCGCCATGCTCCCGAAATCTTATCGAGACTACAGCGTAGAGATCAGGACAGACGGGCAATCCATTAGCGACCTTGTGCCGGCGGCATACCGCACCGGAGAAAGTAAAAAGATCGACCCTCCGCAGTCGGGATCTGATCATCCGCTTATCACTCGGCTATCCTCCCCTGCGACGGCTAAGCACGGGCTGAACGGCCGGCATATCGCCCTTTGGCAGAGTCATGGACTCTATTACGAACGCAAACTTGGGCGCTGGGAATGGCAGCGCGCACGGACATTTGGCACCGTAGAAGATCTCTACACGCAGAGCTATGTGTTACCCTATCTTGTACCCATGCTTGAGCGGGCCGGTGCCAACGTGCTCCTACCGCGTGAGCGCGATACGCAAGGGGTGGAAATCATTATCGATAATGACGGGTGTCGCAACCGATCGACATACACAGAGAAAAACGCGAAGATGGCCTGGCGCGCGGGGGAGGGTAAAGGCTTTGCCCACCTCAGAGATCGTTATACGGGACAGGAGAATCCGTTTCGTGAGGGCACCTATCGCGCAGTGGAAAGCATTGCCAAGGGGAAAGAGAGCACGGCGGAGTGGACGCCGGACATCCCACACGCGGGACGCTATGCGGTATACGTTTCTTATAAGACCCTGCCAAATAGCACCGAAGAGGCCCTCTATACGGTGCACCATAAGGGCGGCAGCACACGATTTGCCGTCAATCAGCGCATGGGGGGCGGCACATGGATTTATTTGGGGCACTTCGATTTCGACCGGGGTCGTAATCCTTTGGGGCGTGTGGTACTCAGCAACCTGACGGGTCGTGGCGGCGAGATCGTTACGGCAGATGGCGTGAAGATTGGTGGAGGAAAAGGAAACATTGCGCGTGGGGTAACGCTCGATAAGCGAGCCACGACAAATGTGCATAGTGCCTCGTCCACCGAGGAGGATGAGGCGCCAACAACGCCCTATCCCAGCGAGACGAGTGGATACCCCCGATTCACCGAAGCGGCACGCTACTGGATGCAGTGGGCGGGTGTGCCGGATTCGATCTATTCACCATCGGGCGGAAAGAATGACTATACGGACGATTATCGCGGACGAGGCAAATGGGTGAATTACTTAGCCGGTGGCACCTCGGCGACCCCCCAAGAGCCGGGATTGGGTATCCCGATCGATCTCTCTTTTGCCTTCCACTCCGATGCGGGTACAACAACGAACGACTCGACCATGGTCGGCACCTTGGGCATCTTCTGTACGGATGTCTATGACGGGGTCTTTGCAGACGGCAGTACACGTTACGCCTCGCGAGACCTTACCGATATGGTGCAAAGCTCTATCGTACATGATGTGCGCACCCTCTATGAGCCGCGCTGGAGGCGTCGGGCGATGTGGAATAGGCCTTATTCCGAGGCGCGGACACCTCGCGTGCCGGCAATGTTGCTGGAGCTCCTTTCGCACCAGAACTTTGCCGATATGCGATTGGGACTTGATCCGCGTTTCCGATTCACCGTCAGCCGAGCGATTTACAAGGGTATGCTGCGCTTCTTAGCCAATCGTTACGGGCGAAAGTATGCCGTGCAGCCATTGCCTGTCGATCATATGCAGTTGCGCTTCGTCCGCGAAGGAGAGGCCGAGCTTTCGTGGCGCGCTGTGCAAGACCCCTTGGAGCCGACTGCGGAAGCCAAACAATATATCGTGTACATCCGCGAGGGGGATGGTGCATTCGATAATGGTACCTTAGTCAGCAAGCCGACCTTCCACCATGCGCAACGGCCAGGCGTGGTCTACAGCTATCAGGTGACTGCGGTGAATGACGGCGGCGAGAGCTTCCCGTCGGAGACCCTCTCCGCAGGACGCGCTAAGCAGGAGCGCGGCGTGGTCATGGTGATCAACGGTTTCGACAGGGTTAGCGCGCCGGATGATTTCTCCACAGACAGTTTAGCTGGGTTCACCGATTGGACAGATCATGGCGTACCCTACATTAATGATATCAGTTATATCGGCAGCATGAAGGAATTTCGGCGTTCGGCACAGTGGACGGACGATGACGCGGCTGGGTTCGGCGACAGTCGTTCGAACTATGATACCGTCGTCATAGCTGGTAATACGTTCGACTATCCCGCCCTGCACGGCCAGTCCATCTTGCGTGCGGGTTATTCTTTCGTATCATGCAGCAATGAGGCTGTGGAAGATCAAATGGTAGACCTCAAGAATTACCGGATCATTGACTTGATCTTAGGCAAACAGCGACGCACGAAGATGGGACGGGGGGGCGTCACGCCTTTGCAATTCGAGGCATTTAGCCGCGGAATGCAGCGCGCGCTGACGGATCACTGCAAGCGCGGCGGGCGCATCTTCGTTTCTGGCGCCTACGTGGGATCGGACCTTTTCAACAGTCCTCAATCGACGCCCGCAGACCAGTTCTTCGCTACGAACACCCTACATTTCAAATGGCGCGTTGGGCAGGCGTCGTCCACGGGCCAGGTGCGCGGCATCGTATCGCCCTACCCCGCTTTCGACGGGACCTTCGAATATTATGCGGAACCCAACCCTGACAGCTACGTGGTTGAGTCGCCCGATGGCATCGAACCAGCCGATGAGTCGGGACATACGGTCATGCGTTATGCGGAGACACGGATCAGCGCCGGCGTAGTCTATACGGGGAAATATCGCACCTGCATCTTCGGCTTTCCTTTCGAATCGATCAAGAAAGCGTCAGATCGCGATCGCATCATGCAGTCCGTGCTCGGCTTCTTGGATGAGAACTGA
- a CDS encoding glycosyltransferase family 2 protein yields MKDQITCFVPLADKEQVAPIIEELSASPMVSRVVMLTTDEQLARSTGREDILYVPSLQSTEAIFTIARMSRGTPYLIYYTKYTPLRLGYLALERMVQVMENTHASMVYADRYQQDGDEQRPAPVIDYQRGSLRDDFEFGSVMMFRANVFRATAVTMSSSYHFAGLYDLRLRLSERAPIVHIDEYLYTEVLSDRRKSGEKIFDYVDPRNRESQIEMERACTDYLRSVGAYISPDEIKLLALDATGFTRETSVIIPVRNRVRTIEDAVRSVLSQQASFDFNLIVIDNHSTDGTTDILRRYAADDPRVIHLIPERNDLGIGGCWNLGVQHDACGRFAVQLDSDDIYKDEHTLRTVVETFHREQCAMVIGSYQMTDFHLQPIPPGLIDHKEWTPENGHNNALRVNGLGAPRAFYTPLLRALPLPNTSYGEDYAIGLTVSRNYRIGRIYDPIYICRRWEDNSDAALDVTRSNRNNFYKDKIRTWELQARIRMHEEIS; encoded by the coding sequence ATGAAAGATCAGATTACCTGTTTTGTCCCCTTAGCTGACAAAGAGCAAGTAGCCCCCATCATTGAAGAACTATCCGCCAGCCCGATGGTCAGTCGCGTCGTTATGCTCACTACAGACGAGCAGCTGGCACGAAGCACTGGCCGAGAAGATATCCTTTATGTGCCGTCGCTCCAGAGCACCGAAGCCATTTTTACAATAGCTCGAATGAGCCGCGGGACACCCTATCTTATTTATTATACGAAGTACACACCCCTCAGGCTGGGCTATCTGGCTTTGGAACGTATGGTCCAAGTGATGGAGAATACGCATGCGAGCATGGTTTATGCGGACCGCTATCAGCAGGATGGTGATGAGCAACGCCCGGCACCAGTCATCGACTATCAGAGGGGCAGTTTGCGCGACGATTTTGAGTTCGGCTCCGTGATGATGTTCCGTGCAAATGTCTTTCGTGCCACGGCCGTGACGATGAGTAGTTCCTACCATTTCGCCGGGCTCTATGATCTGCGCCTCCGACTGTCCGAACGGGCTCCGATTGTGCATATCGACGAGTATTTATATACCGAGGTGCTCAGCGATCGGCGGAAGAGCGGGGAGAAGATCTTCGATTACGTAGATCCCCGCAATAGGGAGTCGCAAATTGAGATGGAGCGCGCATGCACGGATTACCTCCGTTCTGTCGGCGCATATATCTCGCCGGATGAGATTAAGCTCCTCGCACTCGACGCCACAGGGTTTACACGCGAGACTTCGGTCATCATCCCCGTGCGCAATAGGGTGCGGACGATCGAAGATGCAGTCCGCTCTGTGCTGAGTCAGCAAGCGTCGTTTGATTTCAATCTCATTGTCATCGATAACCATTCGACGGACGGCACGACCGACATCCTCCGCCGCTACGCAGCTGATGATCCGCGCGTGATTCACCTCATCCCCGAGCGGAACGATCTCGGGATCGGCGGCTGTTGGAACCTCGGCGTGCAGCATGACGCCTGCGGGCGTTTCGCTGTGCAATTAGACAGTGACGACATCTATAAAGACGAACACACCTTACGAACCGTTGTCGAAACATTCCACAGAGAACAGTGCGCGATGGTCATAGGATCTTACCAAATGACTGACTTTCACCTACAGCCCATCCCACCCGGTCTGATTGATCATAAGGAGTGGACGCCCGAGAATGGCCATAATAATGCCCTCCGGGTGAATGGTCTGGGGGCGCCGAGGGCCTTCTACACGCCGCTGCTCCGTGCGTTGCCTTTGCCCAACACAAGCTACGGCGAGGATTATGCCATCGGACTGACCGTGTCGCGGAACTATCGCATTGGCAGGATCTACGATCCGATTTATATCTGCCGTCGGTGGGAGGACAACTCAGACGCTGCGCTCGACGTTACCCGATCGAACCGCAATAACTTCTACAAAGACAAAATCCGCACCTGGGAGCTCCAAGCGCGGATCCGCATGCACGAAGAAATATCATGA